The DNA window CACCCTTACTATGGCCACAGCCTCCATGAGCCCAGCCCCCCTTCCACCTTCTACCCCAGCCTTTCTGGTCCCTTAACCTCAGTGGATCCTGGTCCAGCCCCAGGGACATCCAGGCCCCTGACTCAACACAGGCTTCTCTGATGCCACCCACCCTCAATGGTCCCCAACTCTTCGGGTCCCTAGCCCCCCCCGTCATCCCCAACATACCTTCAATGTCACAGGTCTGCCGCTTCCCAGTGATACTACTGGATGTCTGGGCCAGTGAGTTCAGGGACTGTGAAGGGGGGTGGGTGGCTTTGTCCTGGATCCTGGGGGGGCCACCCTAAGagaatgtgggatcagagccataaCCAGGAGGGGAGTTACCGTGGCCAAAAGAGGGCGCCCCGCCCCTTGCTCACCTGGCTGCGGCAGGGGGGTACGTCGCCAGCTTCAGGGATCTTCACACCTGCAACAGAGAGCAACACtgtttttgtttgcctttggaaaagaccctcctcccccttcctcttgggcCTGAGCTGCCCTGGGGGACCAAGCCCCAAGGCCAGAGTACCCTACCTGGGAGAGTGTCCAACACCAGTCTCTGGGCCGCCACGGAGCTCACCAGCTTCCCTAGATCCAGCGGCTGCTTCTCACCTGGCTGCAAGGACCGGTCAgcccgcccctgcccctgcccctgcccctgccccagcccctgccccacggCCCTGCGGCTCACCAGGCGCAGCGCCACCTGTTGCGGGCTGAGGCCATGCTTCGCCAGGATGGGCTGCAGCGCGTCCTGCAGCCGCTTGGTGGGCTTGGCGGAGATCCGCACCACGCGCTCCAGCGCCGCCAACTCCAGCCTGCGCGGGACGCTAAGAGCTGCGGGAGGGCAGAGAGCCCGCCCCACGTCTCCCGCAACCCACCTGGGACCAGCCCGAGAGAGGACAGAGCCTGAACTGGGGAGGTGGGACTGCTCGGGGTGGGTGGGGCCTTAGCACAGCGGGCGGGGTTAGCACAAATGGCAGGAAACGAGGGAAAACCGAAGCCTGAAATGGGACGCAAACCAGGGTCGGGACCCCGGACTCCGCTGGGGGAAAGACCCTTACTCGAAGGTGATCCTGTTCTCCAGTCGCACTTCCTGGTCCGCCAGCACGGTGCAGTCCTGATCCAAGACCAGGGCCTTCTGCGGACGACAGGCAGGGTGAGGGTCTCATaatctcttctcccctcccctcccccttccccgggTCTGAGGGAACTCTCATTGTCACTTCCTCCCAAGGCCGCCATTGAGGCTCCCTAAGGGTCAGAGGGAAGGGCTGATGGACGGGTGAGTTGTAGAGATGCAGACAGAGTAAGAAACcaagctgtggctcagtagttaacgaatccgactaggaacaatgaggttgcgggtttgatccctggccttgctcagtgggttaaggatctggcgttgctgtgagctgtggtgtaggttgcacactccgctcagatcccgagttgctgtggctttggtgtaggccggcagctacactcctattcgaccccctagcctgggaacctccatatgccgtgggagccgccctagaaatggcaaaaaagacaaaaaaaaaaaaaaaaaaaggaaaagaaaccaggCTGGGTCAGAGCCTAGCTTGGCCAAGTCCAAGGAGAAAGGTGGTAAGGATGCTGGAGAGACTTGGAAAAGGAACAGTTATGGGAAACATTGGGAGGGGGCATGAAATGGTAATGGGGCTGCTTGGCTAGGGAGCAGATTTAAGTCCTGGATCATGTGGCCACCTCTTCCTGAGCCAGATGAGCACCTGCCTTCTAGAGGGCTGCCCCTTGTCCCTCAGGTGTGTGAAATCCAACCAGACCAGCTGCATGCATTTCCTCCCTCACCACCCACCTCTAGTCAGCAACCCTGGccttgtcccttttttttttcccccttgctttttaggactgcacccagggcatatggaagctcctaagctaggggtctaattggagctgcagctgccagcctacgccacagccacagcaacatgggatacaaaccacatctgcgacctatgccacagcttgcggcaacactggatccttaacccactgagcaaggccagagatggaatctgcatcctcatggatactagttggatgtgtgacctattgagccacaacaggaattcccgcCTTTCGCTTTTTTTGACACTTGTCCACTTCTCTCCATTCCCACCTCCTAAGGAGACTTCTCGTGGCCTCCCTGCAAAAAGGGCTCTTCCCTCCAAGACACCTGTGAGGCCAGAGGATTTGACTCTcggcacagtgcctagcacacagtaggtacatAAAAGGAGTTGTGATTACCACCTCTGGAGGCCCTGCTGCGCGTaccagcccagggcagggaggcagcCTCTCCCAGGCAGTAGGCCTGTGCTGTGCTGCAGGGACAGGTGGAGTGTGGGTGGTACAGTTATATTTAGCAGACACGAAAACCCATCTGGGTTGCGGAGGCTGCCTGGGCGGCCCAAGAGAGTGGGCAGTTTCTCCCACTGCTGCCCTCACACTCCATGCTCCAGACCCCTGAACGTGCCCTGCACTTCTTACccacctctgcctggaatgccccccaccccagccctgccaagCAAACTCCTCATCCTCATCAACTGCTGCCTCTTCCATGAAACCTCCTGGGACCAAGCAGAAATGCTTCCCTTGCCCCAGAAACTCTCTGGAGGTTCATTCCTCCTCCCTGATCACATCCTGCTTGGCCCACCTCCAGCCTTTGGACCTGGAGGACAGAGCTCAGCCTGGATCCCTTTGCCCACCCACCTGACAGGGACTTAGGACTGTTTACTGGGTAAATGAAGCACTGAAAGATCTTCCTGGGAGCATCCTTCCTTTACAGCCCTGCTTACTAGATGCTTTGGTTTAAGGGACTTTTCCCCTAGACCCCTCTTTAAAGCTATGCTAGTTTGTACCTAAAGGAGTTTTTCACAGGTTGGGTGCAATTCGGTGTTCAAGGTGGTACAGGAAGTGAAGGCGCCCCCAAatggccatttctttctttctttttttgcttttcaaggccgcacttgtggcatagggaggtttcccaggctaagggtacaattggaactgtagccgactgcctacacgacagccacagcaatgccacacctgagccacgtctgcgacctacaccacagctcacggcaataccagatctttaacccactgagcaaggccagggatcaaacccgcaagctcatggttgctagtcggattcgtttccgcgctgcgccacgacgggaactcccaaacagccACTTCAGGGATGGTAATCCTGAactgggagctgggggtggggtgggtacaGGACCAACGCCAGCAgtggttttctcccactctgCCTCCCAGAGAACATCACATTGAGGATGACAGATAAAGCTGGAAACCCACGTGGGAATAGTGTGGGGATAGGATTTTCATGGGATGAGAGTGGATATTTGAGTTGGAGTGAAAAACTGGTGTTGGGTTGATTTGGAGTTGGGCATGGGGGAGGTTGTGGCGGGGGCTGGAGTTAGGAAGGGGGTGAGGATTGGGGATGTGGTTGGAATTAAGAATAAAATTGGGTTGGGGGTCTTGGCTAAGCCAAGACAGTAATGGGGGTGGGGTCAGGATTAGGAAGGGAGTCAGAGTAGAAGACCAGGCTAGGTTCATACCTGCTCATTGCCCACCAGGTAGACCTTGATGTCAGGTAGAGAGAGGCCTCGTTTCTCACAGATGCCTGCCAGCATGTCACGGATAGTGAGGCCAGGTCGGGCTAGGGCCAAGGAGGCTGTGCCATCAGGCAGGTACACGCAGCAGTACTTCCCTGGCCGGCTTTCACTCTCACCTTCTGAGCTCCCAAGGCTCTTCCGGTGGCTCTGATTCACAGAAGGTGTCAAAGGAGGTGATGTGTTCACATGCAAGGACACACAGACAGGCACACAGACAGGTAAGCTCACGGgggcacacacaggcacacacatgccCAAGGGCACACCTGTAGGCAGGCAAGATGTGTCCTCCTGTACGAATAGATGTATGCTCACCCAAGCATATGGGCACCCAGAGATAGGTCCACCTGCTGACTGCTGCACACGTGCTGTATACACCTGGgcacccacacatgcacacacattggCTCCAGAGGATGTACACTCATGAAATGCACAGGGCCCAATGTGGTGAGGACAGGAAGAAAGTAAGGAGGCTGAGGGGCTGGCTAGTGGATCAAGTGGGGAGATGAAGTAGGGTCAGTGACTGGGAAGGATGGCAGCCACACAAATGGGCCTGAGTAGTGGTTCCAGGCCACACCTCCCACGGCAGTCAACTCACTTCAGACTTGCTGCTGACAAAGGCAAGGAAGCCGAGGTCCAAGCTGGCGGAGGAGTTGAGAGATCCCTGAGACTCTCTGCGCAAGGCTGAATTTGCTGCCCCACCTTGTTCTAGGGGAGGGGGAGAATGAGCAAGACAGCCCCCCTACCCCCACTCATCAGCTGAGGCCTCTCCCCAGCCCAACCAACCCTGCTGGAGTTCAGGGATCTGAAGTGGTTTGGGTTCCTGGAAGTTTCTCTATTGAGGGGGCTTCCCAAACTTCTGGCTCTAGAGTGGGAACTGAATCACCGAGGGAACCTGGGGGATCACAGGgacctgcatttctttttctttctttttttttttggaagcataggcagaagttcccgggccagggatcgaacccatagccacagcagtgacccgagccaccagggagctctgtgGGACCTGCATTTTCACAGACTTTAAGACTGCGGGACCAGTAAGAGGAAGGTGTTCTCAAAGCTGTTCCAGACGCCGCTCCCACTCATCTCAGTGGCCCGCTCCTGCCCTCACCCTTGCGGAAGGACTTGCGGAGAGGGCGGCCCCCAGGGCCCTCAGCCTGCGGCTGCTGCCCCAACTCCTCCACACCCAGCGGCAGCGACTTCCCAGGCTTCAGCTTAGGTTTCTGCAAGATAGAGGGAAGGCATTGGCAAAAGGCCGGACCCTAGCCCTCAGGCCGACCGTGGACACACCCCCACAGATCTACACCTGGCTGCTAGCCCCCACACCTCCCAGTCCGCACCTTCCTTGTGGCTTCAGGGCTGCCGAGGCGCGAGGATCCAGGTTCCCGCAGGGGGCGACCCTCGGCCTCCGCTAGGAGGCACTCGCGGTACATCGGGGATTTGACGAAGCGCGCATAGCTGTCGAACTTCATCAAGTTGAAGATCTGCGGAGCCAGCGCCGGAGGGGTGAGCCGGAGGGGGCTCTCTGAACGCCGCCACAGTCCCAGACCTGGCTGGCCTTCGGTCTTGGCGGGGTAGGCAACCTACGAGCGAGCCCCTACCCCCTCCAAGATCCAGACCCTGTCCCAGGTCCTCCTTCACCGCAGCCATCCGTATACCCTTTGATCCGCTCCCTGCCCCTACATTAGCTAAATCCTAGCGTCCGATTTGCGCTTTTCGCTACCCGATCCCACCCTCCCTGCCGTTCAGGCCCCGCCTCTGGATCCGGCCCCGCCTCTGCTCGTGGGCGCTCCCTTCCAAGGCCACGCCCCCTCGTCCCAGGCCTTGGCCCCGAGACCGCTCACCTGAAGCTGCTGTTCCCGGAACATGTCCGGTCGGGGCTCCGCCAGCACCTCCTCGCCGAGCCAGGCCTGCCGGTCGATATTCACCGGGCTCAGCGCCTGGctggacaggaactcctggtagatGTTGCGGGCCTCCTGAGCTAACTGGGGCAGGAGGGACAGGAGATCagggacatggctcagaccctagTCCCACCTTGATGCCTcagctcctccttctccccacctgcTGGGTGTCGCTGGCTGGGATCTGCTGGAAGCGCTCGCAGGCCTTCCAGAAAGTCACGTTCTCGGCACTGAACTCCTTCTTCAGGaactcctgggggtggggagaaggaggaggcagccAGGGGATGTGGTCAAAGAGATTAGTATAGAGACAGGGCCAAGAAGCCAAGCCAGACAGATAGGGCCAGACAGACAGATGGGATCGGATCcggaggcacagagagaaaacaagaggcagaaagaaggaaactttCCAGCTGGGAGAAGAGCAAGAGAGTGCCAAAGAAAGGCTGGATAAGGCAGATGACAGAGGAGTCCCACTCTGGCCAGTCGGGAGctccccccacccttccccccGTGGTGGCCACTGCCATCCACCCTCCCTATCCCACCCCAGGGCTTACAGTGAAGTAAGCCAGGCCCAGCGGGTCCTGCAGCAGCCGCTCGAAGGACAGGCCCCAGCTGGCCACAGGCTGCTCCTCGGTGGGGTAGGGGCTGCTGGGGCCACTGGGGAGGCTGTGGATGCTGAGGGAGCTGCCTCGGCCCTCGccctggccctggggccctgccGTGCTGCTTAGCTCTGCAGGGGGGTGGACAAGTGCAGGTGAGCCTTGAGGGctttcccagcccctggccccacctcATCTGCAGGTACTTTCCCTGGAAAGACAGCAAGTGGCAGGGGTATCCCCACCCTGTTTCCACATATACCCCCCcagtccccaccctcacccccagccaGGCTTCTTCCACTCACTCTGTCACTTACCTCCATCAGAGACAGCCAGAACCTACAAGAGACCCGAGATGGAAAGTCAGGGTAGAGCCCAGAATGGCTTCTCAAGGGACATTTCTAGGCCTGGCCCGCAGGACTGGAGCTGTGTTCTCCTCGCCTGGAGGGCCAGGCTGGCATTCTCAGCTGGGTCACTGCTGGCTCAAGGTTTTGCTCAGACTGCTCCAGGCTTCCCTTCCATCATGTGCcaacttttgtttgctgggactTATTGCCAGGTCTCCTCCAGGCACCCCTGGTTGACCCCCAGCATCCACCTTGTGAGCCTGGGTACAAAGCATGGTGGGGAGAAGCACAAACTTTTAATCTTGTccctgccacttcctagctgtgacTCTGGGAAAATTAGTTGTCTGTAAATAagggatgatgataataatagtatcttaCTTCCTGGGCCTGCTGGGAGGATCACATCAGTTTACTAtatttccagcctctagaacacTGGCCAGCATGTGGCAAGTGCCATAGCAATGTTTGCCTCTGTCTTTGAGGAAGAAGGGCTGTCTCTGATGATTTCCTTATGGCAACTGCTTCCTCTTGGGAACACTCCACCTTGGGCAAGGCACAAGGTGCTATTTTATAGGagagagcagtggttctcaaattttagtgAGCATTAGAATGTTGGGGGTAGAGGAGAACCTCCAAGGGATTCAGGTTCAGGAGCTCCAGGATGGAGCCTGAGACTCTCCATATCCATCAAGCTCTCAGGCCATGCCGATGCCACTGGTTCTGGCCCACACTGTGAGCAGCTGTAGAGGCCAATCccatcctcccccaccaccccatgTACAACTCCGGTTTCTCTGGGAATCCCAACCATTAGTGAAACAGAAAAACCCTCCTTTCAAAATGACTCTCGCAGTGGTTTCCCTTGGCCTTCCTACCTTCCTATCAGCATCTCCGGCTTCCTTGTCATCTACACACGCAAGGTGGCCCCTACCCCTCCCTGACTTGTTCTGggctcttcctttctccctcccacaTCTCCTCAGCTTCAAATGCACATAGCCAACTTCCTGCTGACATCTCCGCCCAAGCGGCCCACAAGCCCTCCCAACTCAGCCAGTCCCAAATGGAAGCTACCTCTGCCACCACCAGAGCAGGACACGGGACCAGCTTCCCTGCATCCAGTTTTCCTTCCATCACCTGGGCTCCCAACACCAGGGCTTGActcaccccttcctccctctctcccaccgcCTACACTTTCGCTCACAGGAGCTTCCACCACCTGTGCCTTCATTCCATCCCCACTGGAAACAGGTCTGCAAACATCTCCTCCCTAGAAAGCCTCTCCCCCCCTCCAGGCTGGAATCTCCCTCTTTGTTCCTCAGTCCCAACTGGGAGCCCCTGGGTCACCCATCTGTGGGCCAGAGCTGGCCAGCAAATAGGTAGGGCATTATTAATAtcagaatgttttttttaaacatttcagggGTTTCCCACATTTAAGAGTCTGGAGTTTTACATGAAACCCCAGCTGCCCTGAGCTTCTTCCCAGCATGGCAACCTTGGCTGGCACTAAGAAGCAACTGCTTTGCCTAGAAGGGGTTCGTGCTCTCCTCAGAGGTCTCAGGGGGCGAAGGGGGCCCTGTTGGATGTATTTATGTTACTTATGGAGGCAGGTCCTGCCCCAGGTTGTCTGAGTTCAAAtttgtgctgtgtgaccttggacaaggtacttcacctctctgtgcctcactttctcCCTCTGTATGGATGGGGCAAATAATGGGCCTGACTTCAAAGGGTTGCTGTGATTAAACAAGTTATGTATATGTAGAGAGAGAACTCAGAATACTAACTGGCATGGGGGAAATATTAAAGGAGCATTACTATTATTGTTGCACTAGTGGTGTCTAACCCTGCTCCAGCTTATGGCTTTGTCAAGCCCTGCTGTTGAGGGAGGAGCACAGCTATCCAACTGTCAGACCCAGACCcggattcaaatcctagccctgCCCTTTTCTAGTTTTACAATCTTGGGCCCCTCCCTGAGCCTGTCTCCAGACTGGAGTGTGGGGATAAtgctgaggaggagggaaagtttgtggggagctgggctgggcatGGAACCGCCCCACGCACCCTTCGGGGCCACCCCAGCCTCACCCTGCTGCCTCAGCACTTGCCCACCTGACACCTTCATCCGAGGCCTCTCCTTGGGGCTGCAGGACAGGGTCCCAATTCCTGGGGTGTGCAAGGGGGACAAGTTGAAGCCCTAGCTGCTTTCTCTTCCTGGCAGCTGCCTTCATGCCAGCACCTGCCTGCACCAGGTTCTTCTCCCCAGGCTGCTCTGTGACTGTACCCAGCCTCCACCCAGGTCTCTGGGACCCATCCTGAccgccccccccagccctccATGGTGGCCACCTGGCTCTCCCTCTTCCCACACCCACCCATCTCTCTCCGGCCCCCTTCCAACCCAGGGTTCAGCCTCTCCCTTGCTCAGAGC is part of the Sus scrofa isolate TJ Tabasco breed Duroc chromosome 2, Sscrofa11.1, whole genome shotgun sequence genome and encodes:
- the RGS14 gene encoding regulator of G-protein signaling 14 isoform X1, which encodes MPGKPKHLGVPNGRMVLAVSDGELSSTAGPQGQGEGRGSSLSIHSLPSGPSSPYPTEEQPVASWGLSFERLLQDPLGLAYFTEFLKKEFSAENVTFWKACERFQQIPASDTQQLAQEARNIYQEFLSSQALSPVNIDRQAWLGEEVLAEPRPDMFREQQLQIFNLMKFDSYARFVKSPMYRECLLAEAEGRPLREPGSSRLGSPEATRKKPKLKPGKSLPLGVEELGQQPQAEGPGGRPLRKSFRKEQGGAANSALRRESQGSLNSSASLDLGFLAFVSSKSESHRKSLGSSEGESESRPGKYCCVYLPDGTASLALARPGLTIRDMLAGICEKRGLSLPDIKVYLVGNEQKALVLDQDCTVLADQEVRLENRITFELELAALERVVRISAKPTKRLQDALQPILAKHGLSPQQVALRLPGEKQPLDLGKLVSSVAAQRLVLDTLPGVKIPEAGDVPPCRSQGGPPRIQDKATHPPSQSLNSLAQTSSSITGKRQTCDIEGLVELLNRVQSSGAHDQRGLLRKEDLVLPEFLQLPVQGNNSQEAPAQTESAAQPKGAPSDSTAHSAL
- the RGS14 gene encoding regulator of G-protein signaling 14 isoform X2; amino-acid sequence: MEEFLKKEFSAENVTFWKACERFQQIPASDTQQLAQEARNIYQEFLSSQALSPVNIDRQAWLGEEVLAEPRPDMFREQQLQIFNLMKFDSYARFVKSPMYRECLLAEAEGRPLREPGSSRLGSPEATRKKPKLKPGKSLPLGVEELGQQPQAEGPGGRPLRKSFRKEQGGAANSALRRESQGSLNSSASLDLGFLAFVSSKSESHRKSLGSSEGESESRPGKYCCVYLPDGTASLALARPGLTIRDMLAGICEKRGLSLPDIKVYLVGNEQKALVLDQDCTVLADQEVRLENRITFELELAALERVVRISAKPTKRLQDALQPILAKHGLSPQQVALRLPGEKQPLDLGKLVSSVAAQRLVLDTLPGVKIPEAGDVPPCRSQGGPPRIQDKATHPPSQSLNSLAQTSSSITGKRQTCDIEGLVELLNRVQSSGAHDQRGLLRKEDLVLPEFLQLPVQGNNSQEAPAQTESAAQPKGAPSDSTAHSAL